The Calditerrivibrio sp. genomic interval GATCTGGATGGATTTATCTCTGTTGTTAGCTCAATATTTGCCTCAATACCTTATGATGATGGGATGAGGCTTAATGAGGGTAGTTTTCACACGTTATTTTATCTTATGGTATCAGCTGGTGGCCTTCCAGCGAGGAGTCAGATGCTCAACTACAGTGGTAGGATAGATATGGTGTTGGAGATGAGGGATAAGGTGTATATCTTTGAGTTTAAGTGTAATCAGAGTGCAGAGGTTGCCCTTAATCAGATCAAGGAGAAGGACTATCATAGGCAGTACTTATTCAGCGGTAAGACCATATTCCTTATCGGCATAAATTTTAGTACCGAAAAGAGAAATGTCCAAGAGTTTAGATCACTAAAACTCAGCTAATCAGATCAGCCTATAAAAATTGAACAGGAAATCTGTGGGCTGATTACATTATTACCGCTTGCTTTTTAAATTCTAATGTACTAAAATCCCAATAAAGACTGCATTTTATATAGGGCGATTAGCTCAGGTGGATAGAGCATAGGTCTCCGGAACCTAGTGCGGGGGTTCGAGTCCCTCATCGCCCGTTTATTGCAACTGCTCCCTTTCTTGAAGCACCATCTCTTTAAGTTTCCTTTTCAAAACTTTACCTGTAGCTGTCATAGGGATATCTTCTTTAATATAAATACTTTTGGGAAGTTTAAAGTTTGCCAAATGCTTCTTTAAATACTCCCTTAAACCATTTATATCTACTTTTGCACCCTCTTTTGGTTTTATAAATGCTATAGGTACCTCACCACTCTGCTTATCCGGAATCCCAATAACCGCAGCTGCCTCCACACCTTCATATTGATACAGGTACTCCTCTATCTCCCTAGGATACACGTTAAGCCCTTTTACTATTATCAGATCTTTCTTTCTGTCGACTATATATATGTAGCCCTCTTCATCCAATCTTGCTAAATCGCCGGTAAAAAGCCATCCATTTCTTATTGTAAGAGCTGTAGCATCCTCCATCTTCCAATAACCTTTCATAACATTAGGGCCTTTGACGATCAACTCCCCCACCTCACCCACAGGCACTTCAACCTCATCATCATTAACTATCTTCACCTCTACACCCGGTAAAGCAGGCCCCACAGAATATGGTTTCTGTTTATTCAAAGGGTTTACAGATACGACAGGAGAAGCCTCTGAAAGCCCATACCCTTCGATAATAGGTTTTTTAAACTTATTATAAAACTCTTTGATAATCTCCTCGGGTAAAGGTGCACCACCACTTATATGAATTTTTATAGGATAAAGAAACTTGGCAAACCATGATGGTATGTTGGCTCTGGCAAGAGCTGTGTATATTTGAGGAACACCGAGAAAAAAGTTAGGCCTTTGGAAAAGCAGTATCCTTTTAAAAGATCTCTTCTTTAGCTCCATAATAGATGCTAGCACTATAATACCACATCCCACATAAGTAGGTAACAATACACTTGCAGTAAACGTATAGGAATGAAACATCGGTAGCACCAAAAGCACCTTGTAGGTATGATCAATCTTAAACACCTGCAAACATGCGTCCACATTGCTCAATAGATTGTTATGGGTGAGCATCGCACCTTTTGGGTGTCCAGTTGTCCCTGATGTATAGATAAACACCGCAAGATCTTCCCGGTTAATCTTTACACCGGGATGACTGTTCGATTCAGACATTGCAAGCTGGTAAAGGTTTAAAGATTCGAAATCACTATGATCAAACGTAAATATATTTTTTAAACAACTGTTAAGTTTCTTCTGATGTTTTACCACATCGGTGAACTTCGACGAGGTAACAAGCACTTTTGCCTCAGCATTTGAAATGATATACTGTATCTCCTCCTCCTTAAGAAAAGTATTAAGAGGTACAGCAATCCCCCCCGCTTTTGCAATGCCAAAGTATGTGATTATGAACTCGGGAGAGTTCTCTAAAAGTATACAAACCCTATCCCCTTTTGTAATACCAAACTTAAGAAACACTTTGGCTATTCTATTAGTAAGTTCATCTACTTCACTGTAGGTAAACTTCTTCCCTTCAAAATATATATACGTCTTATTTGGCCTAATCTTTGCATTAAAAGAGAGGATCTCTCCTAAATTGTTAAATTTCATGAAAACCCCCGTAAGGTCTTATTCCAAGCTTAGCAAACACCTCCAAAAGCTTCCCCACAGGTAATCCAACAACAGTATCATAGTTGCCATAAATCTTTTCCACAAACAGGCTACCCTTACCTTGAATACCGTAAGCACCAGCTTTATCCATAGGCTCTTCCGAATCGATGTACCAATTGATCATCTCATCAGTAAGCTTTTTGAAATAGACATCTGTTTTGTCATAAAACTGTTCGTGGATTTTATAATTTTTGTTAACAACCACCACCCCAGTAATCACTTCATGCTTTTTACCACTCAAAAACCTAAGCATTTCCTGGGCATCCTTCACATCCTTAGGCTTACCCAATATCCTGCCCTCACAATAAACTATAGTATCCGCAGCCACAATAAAAGCTTCATCATAGATCCTTGCTACGTCATAAGCCTTTATGGCTGCAACCCTCATCACCTGTTCCTCTATGGGATCTGTTTCATTAAACTCCTCTTTGGTGTTACTCGTGACATATTGAAAATTTATCCCCAACTTTGTAAAAAGCTCCCTCCTTCTCGGTGAACCACTAGCCAGTATAATCTTTTGATACATACGAACCCCTTTTATTTAAAACACTGTTTGATAAATAGCCTATCAAAAAACCTGTTACAACCGCTAAAATTATGAAATAAGGCAAAATTTTT includes:
- a CDS encoding long-chain-fatty-acid--CoA ligase, encoding MKFNNLGEILSFNAKIRPNKTYIYFEGKKFTYSEVDELTNRIAKVFLKFGITKGDRVCILLENSPEFIITYFGIAKAGGIAVPLNTFLKEEEIQYIISNAEAKVLVTSSKFTDVVKHQKKLNSCLKNIFTFDHSDFESLNLYQLAMSESNSHPGVKINREDLAVFIYTSGTTGHPKGAMLTHNNLLSNVDACLQVFKIDHTYKVLLVLPMFHSYTFTASVLLPTYVGCGIIVLASIMELKKRSFKRILLFQRPNFFLGVPQIYTALARANIPSWFAKFLYPIKIHISGGAPLPEEIIKEFYNKFKKPIIEGYGLSEASPVVSVNPLNKQKPYSVGPALPGVEVKIVNDDEVEVPVGEVGELIVKGPNVMKGYWKMEDATALTIRNGWLFTGDLARLDEEGYIYIVDRKKDLIIVKGLNVYPREIEEYLYQYEGVEAAAVIGIPDKQSGEVPIAFIKPKEGAKVDINGLREYLKKHLANFKLPKSIYIKEDIPMTATGKVLKRKLKEMVLQEREQLQ
- a CDS encoding PD-(D/E)XK nuclease domain-containing protein — its product is DLDGFISVVSSIFASIPYDDGMRLNEGSFHTLFYLMVSAGGLPARSQMLNYSGRIDMVLEMRDKVYIFEFKCNQSAEVALNQIKEKDYHRQYLFSGKTIFLIGINFSTEKRNVQEFRSLKLS
- a CDS encoding Maf family protein, which produces MYQKIILASGSPRRRELFTKLGINFQYVTSNTKEEFNETDPIEEQVMRVAAIKAYDVARIYDEAFIVAADTIVYCEGRILGKPKDVKDAQEMLRFLSGKKHEVITGVVVVNKNYKIHEQFYDKTDVYFKKLTDEMINWYIDSEEPMDKAGAYGIQGKGSLFVEKIYGNYDTVVGLPVGKLLEVFAKLGIRPYGGFHEI